GCATCTTCTTCTCGAGTTGCTGGAGGGCTTCGTCGCGCATACGGACATAGTCGTGGATGCGGAGGTTGAGTTCGGTCACATCCTGGACAGTCAGCATGAGCCAGTACCGGCCGTCATCCCGGCGGACCGGGCTGGCCACGACATGTTGAAGCATCTGCTGACCGTCGGGCCGTACGGCCAGAATCATGGTTCGGTGGAGGTAGCTTGAAAACACGGCCGGGGGCCCGCCATCCAGGACGCTCTCCAACCGTCCCCTGTAGCGCGGCTCGTCCAGATTGGGAAAGCGCTCCCGAAGGTCCACGCCCTCGATCTCTGCGCTGGGAATTCCGGTCCATGCAGACAGACAATGGTTCCAGAACCGGACCCGGTATTCTCCGTCCAGGATGCAGACTCCCACGGGCATGGCGTCCAAGGCCTGAAAATCCAGACGCATCATTGGGCGTCCTCGAAGTGCTTTCGACTTTCCCGGACCTCTATCGAACGGGACAGGCCGGCGACGTCCAGAACGATTCCCAGATTCCCGTCGTCCATGACCGTGGTTCCGTGGATACCCGGTACTGCAGAGAAGACCTTACTGATGTCCTGGAACACGGCCGGGTGTTGCCCGACCACCTCGTCCACAGCCAGCCCCATCAGGAGGTTGGGTCCGATTCTGACGACCACCACATGTCGCCCCGAATCCACTGAGGGCATATCGTAAAACGAGGCTAGATCCAAAACCGGTAGGGCCACTCCACGATGTTTGATGAATCGTCTTTTGCAAGCCATGGACCGGGCACCGGCATCAAGATCCAGACATTCGACCACGTCACCCAGCTGAACGAAAAAGACGGTCTCCCCAACCCGGACCCCCAGGCACTCGACGATGGCCAGCGACAGGGGAAACTCCAACAGGATTTCCGTTCCCTGGCCCATAGCACTGAACACCCTCGCCGAACCCCGAATGGTCTCCATGGCCTCACGTACCGAGTCCATGCCCACGCCCCGCCCAGAGACCTCGTCAGTGCCATTCTTGGTCGACAGACCCGGGAGGAAGACCAGGTCGAGAAGCCCATCTTCGTCAAGGAGGGTCGAGTCCTTTATCACTCCTCGTTCCAGGGCCTTGCGGAGTAGGGCCTGACGGTCGACGCCCCGGCCGTCGTCTTGAATGCTGATCCGCACATCCCTGCCGCTCTGCTCAGCCTTCACGGTAATCCGACCTCTGGACGGCTTGCCCGCCTGAACCCGCTCGTCCGGACCTTCGATTCCATGGTCCATACAATTTCTGAAAATGTGCACTAGAGGCCCGTTCAAGTGATCAATGATGGCCATGTCGATGCCCGTGCCCTCCCCCCGGACAACAAGATCGACCTCTTTGCCAAGTTTGGCCCCCAGATCCCGGACCAGCCGACGGAGCTTCTCGAAGATTATCCCAACCGGGATGAGGCGCATCTCCAGAGTCTGCTCCTGCAGTCTCTGACAGAGGATGCCGATGTCCTCGGCCAGGGTCCTCACGGTCCCCTGCCCGCTGTACTTAGCCTCCCGCAGGAGCCGGGCGTGGGTCATGGTCAATTCCCCGATCCTCTGGACCAGCACGTCCAGTTGCTCGGCGGTGACCGTTATCCTGGTAACCCGATCGTCAGACCTTTTCTGATCCTGAGCCTCGGGTTCGACGTGAACGAGTTCTGACGCCGGACCCGAAAGCCCCCCCCGAGATTCTTCCATGGACTTTCGGGCTTGTCGCATCCCATCCAGGGCCTCAAGCCGCTTCTCAATTCCATGGATATTGGGCTCTTCTCCTCCTTCAACCCCTTTGATCATGGCCCCCAGTGTGTCGAAGGCCAAAAGCAAGGCCGAAATGTACTCCTGATCTGGAATCACCCCGTGTTGACGAACCAGATTTAAGGCATGCTCCACCTTGTGGGCGAAGGAGCTTATTGTTTGGAGGTTGAGGACACCGGAATCGCCCTTGATGGTGTGTACGGCCCGAAATATCCGGTTGACCTGATCCGAAAGCCCCTCGGTCTCGATCCGCTCCAAAGCCAGGACGTCGGCCTCAATGTCGCTCAACTGCTCAAGGCAGCTGGTGATAAAGATGCGGATGATGGTTTCGTCGTATTTCACGCTTGGCCTTGCCCCATATGTCAACAGGTCCAGTCGGACATGGCATCGATGGCCTCGAGCAGGGCCGCGAAGGTTTCAACCTTGAAGAAAAGCAGGATATCCCCGGATATTTCCCGACCCTCCATCCGGAAATGGGTCCGGACAAAGAGGACCATCCGTTCGCCCTGATCCAGGCCGGAACGCACGAGATCGTGGAAGGTCTCCTCGAAGTAGACCGGCGGGGAGTAGTTGATGTGCCTGTTCAGCATATTGCCCATGGATCCCATGACCCCGTTCAGGACGATGTTCCCGATCTCCTGGAGGGCCCCAATGCGCAACGAGTCCATGTCGTCGGTGGCCGGACAATGTCCGACCAGTGCCTGGACCAGATTACAGGCGCTGGACGGAGGAAAAACCAATGCGGCAACTCCAGAAAAAAACCCGTGGAAATCGAGCTTGATTGCCGAGACGGTCTCATCGGGCTCAAAAATGTTTTTGCCCAGCAGGTCTTGGATACTGTCGAAGAAGACCACCTCGGGAACAAGGAGTTCCACATGGGAATCGATCATCTGGTTGAGGACCCCGGCCGCCCGGCCCACCCCGATATTGATGAGCTCTCCGAGGACGTCACGCTGATAGTCGCTGACGGAAATCATGCCGAGTCCGACTCCATTGATGACCAGGCTCTGTTCAGGGCCTCGTGGAACTGAACCTTCTGGACCGGCTTGAAAAGAATGCTCTGGGCGCCGAGGATCAGGCACCTCTCTCTGGTGCTTTCCTGGATGTCGGCGGTCAGGACGATGACCGCAGGAGGCTTTTCTCGGCCGTGAATGGCAGCCAGAACCTCGAGCCCTCCGACCTCGGGCATATTCAGATCCAAGACCAGAATGTCCGGTGCCTCGGCCTGGATCATCTCCAGGCACTCGCGGCCGTTTTTGGCCTCAAGAACCTCCATCCCGGCCTCTCGAGCCATGGTTCCAACCATGGTTCGCTGAAATAAGGAATCGTCTGCCAACAAAAGTTTGGCCATAAGACCTCCAGACTATTGATTAACCTCGGTATCGCTTGGCCGACTTTCGCCCAGGGAGTGGATATGGAAACGATCTCCAGAGTCGGGAACGAGTACCGTCAATCCCTGTTTCCTGGCCATTTCCCTAACATCCTCCCTGCCGTCGCGACGAATGTGGACCAAGGCCATTGCTCGGGCCCCGGCTCGGACGCCAAACTCCATGGCCTCGACCGCCGAACTGTGATGATCGCTCTCGTGGATCGGATGATAGGACTCCTGGACCAGGAGATCAACACCCAAAGCCAGATCCAGACACTCCCTCGTCGGCCGACCGTCTCCGCCGTAGTAGATCGCGCCGTCGGCAGTTTCCACCCGCACCGCCAGGGTCGGCACGGCGTGAACTACGGATGCGAAAGCCATCGAATACCAAGCCTCGTGGGTTCTGGTCCCAGGCCGGACCTCGTGAATTTCAAGCCCGAAACCCAGGGCCTCTCGGACACCTGGATAGGCCAAGTCCAAGGCATGTGCCACGGCTAGGCCGGTTCCGGCCCCTCCCCTGACGATCAGAGGGCGACTGCGACCATGCTCCCTCATCCTGATCAGCAGAAGAGGCAGCCCGAAAAAATGGTCGCCGTGAAAGTGGGAAATCCAGACCTCGTCCAACTCCATGGGTCTTGACGCCGTGGCCCAGAAAGCGTGGGCCGCGGTGAAGCCGCAGTCAAGAAGAATTCCCCCTGCCTTGCCCGAAGGCTGAATCAGGATCGACGTATTGGACTGGGCCGTGTCAAAGGCCTCACCTGTTCCGCAAAAGACGATCTCCATATGCCCCTCAAAATCCACCTGATCAAACGCCATTTATTACGCAGAGGGCCAGCTGTGTCAAGATGGGAAAATATTCGGCGGGATTGATCTAGGCCGGAATCGTGAGGCTCTTGACGCCTCCCGGAAGCGAAAGTAGGATTGGTGGAAGAGTTTTTTTACTTACAAACCCGCAGCAAGCGAGGGAACTCATGAGTCCCATGACCGAACAGGAAGCCCGGGGTCGCGTTGCCAAACTCCGAGCCTTATACAAAAATCTGGCCTCCTTTGTGGCGATCAACATCGTCCTCGTGGCCATCAATCTTATTACCAGCCCGAATGACCTCTGGTTCTATTGGGTGACCATTTTTTGGGGACTAGCCTTGGCCCTGCAAGCCGGAAAACTCTTCATCGGAACAGATCGACTTTTTGACAAGAACTGGGAAGAAAGAAAAATCAGAAAGCTCACCGGACAACAAAAATCGAAAAAGTGATCTTGGCCAAACAGAAGAGGCGAGCATCAGCTCGCCTCTTCCCGCATCGTCCAAACCCATTCCACAAAATTATTTGTATTTTGAAATGATTTCTTCAAGCTCGCCGTTGGCCTTGAGCTCGTCCAGACTTTTCTGCAAAATATCAACCACATTTTGTGAAATTTTTTTATTCAAAGCAATATAGAGCTGCCCCTCATTTATCACATAGACGGAATTAAAATTTTTGCTGTCCATACCATAAAATGCGCTCATCCACATGGCCACGCCCTCGGAATACGACCAGGCATCAATATCGTCTCGATATAGATCCATGAGATTCAGAGCTGGAAATCCACGAACTACAAAAAATTCCTCGGAAACATTCTCATTTTGAAGTAATTGATGGCCAACGTCATCTCTTACTACTCCAATTTTGTAATTCTTATTTTTTATATCACTCAATGAATTAATAACTATTCCTCTACTTTTTTTTGCGTAAAGGACAGAACGATTCTCAATAATTGGCCCTACCCATTTAAAAAGATTCTCTCTCTGCGTCGTTCTTGTACAAGCAAAAATAATAGTATTATCATTATTTAATGCCGCATTATATCCGACGGACCACTCGTCGAGACTTATGTCATTTTTTGTCAATTTTGACTCTGACATAGTGAAAATTCGCTCGAAAACATCAATAAATATTCCCTTAAGCTCCCCTTTTTCTTCGTAATTATACGGAGGATAGTACTCGGTATATAGCTTCAGGGAATCCAAGGGACTCGCATTGGCCTGGCAACAAAACGATGGAACACACATCGAAAAAACGCAAATAATGACCGCCCTCAAAATCATGCCGACTCTCCTATAAATTGTGAATAATTTTTACGACCATCACAGAGTGAGACGAAATATGAATTTTCAAACCATAAAAAAAGAAAATTATGAATTAAATTTATTAAATATTTAAAATTATATTAAAAAATTCATAAAAATGCATTAAAAAATGTCATAACGATAAATATTCATTTCAGCGCAAAAAAGCAAGAAAAAAAAGACACCGACAAAGCCGGTATCGAGGACACGCAAAAAATCATAAAGAGGAGCCTTAGCTCAAGCCGCCCGGGCCGAACCAAGGCTCCTCGAAAATTGGACGGTTCTCGAATTGATGATTTTGGGGAAAATAGACCTAAGAAAGCTGGAGCTCGCAGATACAGTCAAAGCCCAAACACTGATTGCGCACGAAAACTGATGAAAAACATCATCTATCGATTTGGATTCGGTTCCGCCCCCCGTCCTTGGCTTCGTAGAGCATCCGGTCGGCCCTCTTGAGCATTTCTTCCAGGCTCTCATCCTGTCGGGCGCAGACCCCGATGCTCATGGTCACCCGAATGTCCTGACCCTCGTAGGAGACGACGGTGCCTTCGATCCCCTGCCTGACTTCGTCGAACACCTCGGCGCACCGGTCGGGGTCCATGTCCGCGCAGATCACCGCGAACTCCTCCCCTCCCATGCGGGCCACCATGTCCGACTCCCTGAACCTGGCCGACAGATACCTGGCCACCGCACTGATTACCAGATCGCCGGCAGCGTGTCCGTAGCGGTCGTTGCAACGCTTGAAGTGGTCGATGTCCAGCATGGCCAGGACCAACCCCTTGCCCCGCCGCCTGTGCCCGGCCAGCAGTTTCTGGCCGTAACTGAAAAAAGATCGCCTGTTGAAGGCTCCGGTCAGGGAATCGCGCTCGGCCAGGTCCCGGATGGTGGCGATGTAGTCGGAGGTTTCGATGTTGCTCAAAACCCGGCAATAGAACTCCTCCGTCAGAAAGGGCTTGTGCATGTAGTCGTTGGCCCCGGCCTTGATGAAATGGGCCGAGGTGGTCGCCCCGCCGGCCCCAGACAGCCCGATGATGGGCAGCCGAGACTTGGACAGGGTGCGCCGGACTTCACGGACCAGGGCCGCTCCGTCCATGCCCGGCATGTTGTAGTCGGTGATCATCAGGCAGACCTTTGGGTCCTTTTCCCTTTCCAGAATCTCCAGGGCCGTGCGCCCGTCCGTGGCCTCGAGCACGGTGAAGTTCCAGACCTCCAGAAGCCCTCGGATCACAGCCCGGCTCACGGCCGAATCGTCCACCACCAGGGCCTTCTTGCCCATGTTTTGGCGCAGCCGCTTGAGAATGGCCACGACTTGCTGGATGTTCTCCCGGTTGTCCTTCAAGACATAGTCAACGATGTGCTTGGACCACATCAGGTCCCGGATGTCGTCGGACATCTCTCCGGTGAAAACCACGGCCGGGATGCCGTGTTTCACGACCAGATCCACGATCTCCCCCCTGGGAGCATCCGGCAGGTTCAGATCCAGCAGGGCCGCGAAATAGTCCCCGGCGCAAAATGATAGATGTTTTTTGGTATCCGCAAAACTGGGGGTTATCCTGGCCTCAATGCCCAGTCCCGACTGAACGGCCCGCGACAGAAGAGATCCGAACGTCTTGCTGTCCTCGACAATGAGAACGTTCTGCCTTTGCTCTCCGACGCACGTGGTCAGGTCGGCGTTCATGTTCCTCCCTCCGGATTGAATTGATCAGGCCTGGCACCGGGGATCCGCAAGCCGACCTCGGTCCGGTCATCCTCGTCCCAGGTCTCCATGAAGATCTCAAACCCCATGGCCTCTGCCATCAGCCTGGCCGAATACGTCCCCAGGCCAGTGCCTCCGGCCTTGCCGTAGCTGTTGTACTTGGCGAAAAAATTTTTGCGGATCGGCTCCGGAACGACCCCGGAATTGTGCACGGTCAGCCGAATGCCGTTGTCGTGTCTGATCTCCACCATTACCTCTCCTCCATCGGGAGAGGCCTCCAAGGCGTTGGCCAACAGATTCGAAATAATGGAGTAGAGCAGGACCCGTCGGGCCCAGAGGCGGAACACCTCCCCGTCCTCGACATCCCGGCCGTCCAGCATAATACGGAGTCTGACCTTCTTGGATGTCACCAGCCTCCTGTTCTGTTTGAAAACCTGCCGGATCACGGCAAGAGCGTCGACCTCTTCGGGCGCGAAACGGTACTCTCCCCGTTCGATCTTGAACAAATCCAGGGACAGATCGATCATCTCAAGCATCTTCTGGCCCGAGTCGGCGATGGTCCGGACAATCTCACGCTGCTCCTCGGTCAGGTTGTCGTCCATCTCCAAAATCTGGGGCAAGCCCATGATTCCATTCAGGGGGGCCTTCAGATCGTGGCGCATGATCCTATCCACGTCTTCTTTAAGTCGCTCAAGGTCTTTGCGGTGGGAGATGTCCTCCTTCATGGCCACGAGACTGGCAATCTTGCCCTGGTCGTCCATGACCGGAAAGATCACGGCCTGCTCCCAGTAGAGCTCCCCGTTCTTGCGCCGATTGCAGATTTCTCCCCGCCAGATTTCCCCCCGCAAAACGGTTTTCCACATCTCCCGATAAAAAGCTGCCTCGTGCTTGCCGGACTTGAGGATCCTCGGATTCTGCCCGATGGCCTCGTTCCGACAATAGCCCGTAGCCGTGCAAAAGGCCGGGTTCGCATATACGATGTTCCCATGGACGTCGGTACTCACCACCGAAAGGGGGCTGTACTCCATGCTGTTCTGAAACGTGCGCAGTTCCAGTTCGTTTTGTTTACGCTCGGTGATGTCCAGGCCCAGAACGGACAGACCTGTCACCCGGCCATCCTCCAACAATGGATAGATGAGGTGAAGAACGTGACGCCCGTCCCGGACGTCCTCGAACTGAACCGGCTCTCCAGTTTCCAAAACCTTGTGGACCTGGGCCATGCGGGATTCTCCGAGTTCGGGCGGCACGAAATCGATGATTTTCGAGCCGACGATCCTGTCGGCGGTCGTCCCCAGACGCCGGGCCAGGGTCTGATTCGCGAACAGAACCTCCCCGTCCGGAGTCATGAGAAAAGCCGACTCCTGAACCGAATCCAAAAATCCCTGGAGAATAGCCCTGTGCCGCTCCAAATTCTGGGCCGTCTGGGTCAGGCTCCGGAACAGCAGGTCGTGGGGCTTGGCCACACCGGTGACAAACACGGCCTTGTAGAGGAAATAAAAGGCCACGATCTTGGCCAGATGTCCGGCTTTGTTCATACCCCCGTACACTCCGACATATGAAGTAAAAGCCAGTTCCGACAGGATGCTGACAAAGATGAAGGCCAAGATAAGCCTGCGGATCTGAGGATCGAAGCCCCCTCCGGTGCGGTGCAGGAGATACCCGGACAAGGCCAGGACCAAGCAGATCACGTACTCGGCGTTCTTCTTGAACAGAGTCAGGCCCTGACCATCAACATAGCAGTCGGGGAAAAAATCGGCGAACACGGCCCAGACCAGACCGGCTGTGACGAGTCCCAGACCGGCCACGGCCGAACCCGGCCAGAGCCTCCGGGAAATAAAGGCCGTGGCCGCCAGCAGAGAGCCTGCTTGGAGGGCGCGGCCCACGATCCAGAGCTGGGTGGGCAGATTGGGGCCATGACCGGGAAACACCCCCATGCCGTCATAGGCCAGGGTGTGCAAAAGATCGACCAGGGACACGAACAGGGCGGCAACGGCCACGAACAGGAGATAATCGTTGTGCAAATACTTCCGCGAATGCCAGCCGATAATGAACACCCCGCAGGAGACGATAATGCTGAACATCTCGGCCAGGGAATGAAAGAGGAGATAGTTGAACCGGCCAATGACGGTGAGGATTCCGATGATCCCCAGGCCGAAGATCAGCTCGCCCTTGTGCTCGCGGAGAATGTCGCCCATGTGACTTGCCTTTTGCTGTCTTTGAAAACCATGGCTTTTCAGAAGGGAAAAGGCATGGACCGTGATTGAAAGATTATCAGTCGAATGGGCAAATGCCAAACGAAATATTCGGTCG
Above is a window of Deltaproteobacteria bacterium DNA encoding:
- a CDS encoding chemotaxis protein CheC — encoded protein: MISVSDYQRDVLGELINIGVGRAAGVLNQMIDSHVELLVPEVVFFDSIQDLLGKNIFEPDETVSAIKLDFHGFFSGVAALVFPPSSACNLVQALVGHCPATDDMDSLRIGALQEIGNIVLNGVMGSMGNMLNRHINYSPPVYFEETFHDLVRSGLDQGERMVLFVRTHFRMEGREISGDILLFFKVETFAALLEAIDAMSDWTC
- a CDS encoding response regulator, coding for MAKLLLADDSLFQRTMVGTMAREAGMEVLEAKNGRECLEMIQAEAPDILVLDLNMPEVGGLEVLAAIHGREKPPAVIVLTADIQESTRERCLILGAQSILFKPVQKVQFHEALNRAWSSMESDSA
- a CDS encoding MBL fold metallo-hydrolase, producing the protein MAFDQVDFEGHMEIVFCGTGEAFDTAQSNTSILIQPSGKAGGILLDCGFTAAHAFWATASRPMELDEVWISHFHGDHFFGLPLLLIRMREHGRSRPLIVRGGAGTGLAVAHALDLAYPGVREALGFGLEIHEVRPGTRTHEAWYSMAFASVVHAVPTLAVRVETADGAIYYGGDGRPTRECLDLALGVDLLVQESYHPIHESDHHSSAVEAMEFGVRAGARAMALVHIRRDGREDVREMARKQGLTVLVPDSGDRFHIHSLGESRPSDTEVNQ
- a CDS encoding 2TM domain-containing protein translates to MSPMTEQEARGRVAKLRALYKNLASFVAINIVLVAINLITSPNDLWFYWVTIFWGLALALQAGKLFIGTDRLFDKNWEERKIRKLTGQQKSKK
- a CDS encoding transporter substrate-binding domain-containing protein, giving the protein MILRAVIICVFSMCVPSFCCQANASPLDSLKLYTEYYPPYNYEEKGELKGIFIDVFERIFTMSESKLTKNDISLDEWSVGYNAALNNDNTIIFACTRTTQRENLFKWVGPIIENRSVLYAKKSRGIVINSLSDIKNKNYKIGVVRDDVGHQLLQNENVSEEFFVVRGFPALNLMDLYRDDIDAWSYSEGVAMWMSAFYGMDSKNFNSVYVINEGQLYIALNKKISQNVVDILQKSLDELKANGELEEIISKYK
- a CDS encoding diguanylate cyclase, whose protein sequence is MNADLTTCVGEQRQNVLIVEDSKTFGSLLSRAVQSGLGIEARITPSFADTKKHLSFCAGDYFAALLDLNLPDAPRGEIVDLVVKHGIPAVVFTGEMSDDIRDLMWSKHIVDYVLKDNRENIQQVVAILKRLRQNMGKKALVVDDSAVSRAVIRGLLEVWNFTVLEATDGRTALEILEREKDPKVCLMITDYNMPGMDGAALVREVRRTLSKSRLPIIGLSGAGGATTSAHFIKAGANDYMHKPFLTEEFYCRVLSNIETSDYIATIRDLAERDSLTGAFNRRSFFSYGQKLLAGHRRRGKGLVLAMLDIDHFKRCNDRYGHAAGDLVISAVARYLSARFRESDMVARMGGEEFAVICADMDPDRCAEVFDEVRQGIEGTVVSYEGQDIRVTMSIGVCARQDESLEEMLKRADRMLYEAKDGGRNRIQIDR
- a CDS encoding PAS domain S-box protein, with protein sequence MGDILREHKGELIFGLGIIGILTVIGRFNYLLFHSLAEMFSIIVSCGVFIIGWHSRKYLHNDYLLFVAVAALFVSLVDLLHTLAYDGMGVFPGHGPNLPTQLWIVGRALQAGSLLAATAFISRRLWPGSAVAGLGLVTAGLVWAVFADFFPDCYVDGQGLTLFKKNAEYVICLVLALSGYLLHRTGGGFDPQIRRLILAFIFVSILSELAFTSYVGVYGGMNKAGHLAKIVAFYFLYKAVFVTGVAKPHDLLFRSLTQTAQNLERHRAILQGFLDSVQESAFLMTPDGEVLFANQTLARRLGTTADRIVGSKIIDFVPPELGESRMAQVHKVLETGEPVQFEDVRDGRHVLHLIYPLLEDGRVTGLSVLGLDITERKQNELELRTFQNSMEYSPLSVVSTDVHGNIVYANPAFCTATGYCRNEAIGQNPRILKSGKHEAAFYREMWKTVLRGEIWRGEICNRRKNGELYWEQAVIFPVMDDQGKIASLVAMKEDISHRKDLERLKEDVDRIMRHDLKAPLNGIMGLPQILEMDDNLTEEQREIVRTIADSGQKMLEMIDLSLDLFKIERGEYRFAPEEVDALAVIRQVFKQNRRLVTSKKVRLRIMLDGRDVEDGEVFRLWARRVLLYSIISNLLANALEASPDGGEVMVEIRHDNGIRLTVHNSGVVPEPIRKNFFAKYNSYGKAGGTGLGTYSARLMAEAMGFEIFMETWDEDDRTEVGLRIPGARPDQFNPEGGT